A part of Phoenix dactylifera cultivar Barhee BC4 chromosome 2, palm_55x_up_171113_PBpolish2nd_filt_p, whole genome shotgun sequence genomic DNA contains:
- the LOC103720378 gene encoding peroxidase 5-like, with the protein MAFGRRGEVLLAFAVALCLSATKLEAYELHMGYYGKTCPQAEFIVLDEVKKAVAGDAGLAADLVRMHFHDCFVRGCDGSILIDSTPNNMAEKDAPPNNPSLEGFEIIDNAKKRLEAECKGMVSCADIVAFAARDAVVLTGGLFYEVPAGRRDGRVSIANEALTNLPPPSFDLNQLTQSFAQKGLSQDEMIILSGAHTIGQSHCSSFSSRLYNFNSAFSQDPSLDPAYAAQLKQECPNTSSGANQEVPMDPKSPSTFDTSYYSNLLVNRGLFTSDQTLMSTPATAAKVWQNAADWLGFQKKFGQAMRKMGKIGVLTGSEGEIRCNCRVVNGFN; encoded by the exons ATGGCTTTTGGAAGGCGAGGAGAGGTTTTGCTAGCCTTTGCGGTGGCCTTGTGCCTGAGTGCTACAAAGTTAGAAGCTTATGAGCTCCATATGGGCTACTATGGCAAGACTTGCCCTCAAGCTGAGTTCATTGTCCTGGATGAGGTTAAGAAGGCCGTGGCGGGCGACGCTGGCTTGGCTGCCGATCTTGTGAGGATGCACTTTCATGATTGCTTCGTGAGG GGTTGTGATGGTTCAATTCTCATTGATTCAACGCCAAATAATATGGCGGAGAAGGACGCTCCGCCAAACAATCCGAGCCTGGAAGGGTTTGAGATCATCGACAATGCCAAGAAACGATTGGAGGCAGAGTGCAAGGGAATGGTTTCATGTGCTGATATCGTCGCATTTGCCGCCAGAGATGCTGTCGTGCTG ACTGGAGGACTATTCTACGAAGTCCCTGCAGGCCGAAGAGATGGAAGGGTTTCGATAGCAAATGAGGCGTTGACAAATCTCCCTCCTCCGTCATTTGACCTCAATCAACTCACTCAAAGCTTTGCTCAAAAAGGGTTGAGCCAGGATGAGATGATAATCCTCTCAG GCGCACATACGATTGGCCAGTCCCACTGCAGCTCCTTCAGCAGCAGACTCTACAATTTCAACTCAGCCTTCAGCCAGGACCCGAGCTTGGACCCAGCGTATGCAGCCCAACTGAAGCAAGAGTGCCCGAATACGAGCAGTGGTGCAAACCAGGAGGTGCCAATGGATCCAAAGAGCCCAAGCACGTTTGACACCAGCTATTATAGCAATCTCTTAGTGAACCGTGGCCTGTTCACTTCCGACCAGACCTTGATGTCAACCCCGGCGACGGCAGCTAAGGTGTGGCAGAATGCAGCCGACTGGTTGGGCTTCCAGAAGAAGTTCGGACAAGCAATGAGGAAGATGGGCAAGATTGGAGTCCTCACTGGAAGCGAGGGAGAGATAAGATGCAACTGTAGGGTGGTGAACGGATTCAATTGA